TGAAATTAGATGACTGAATGCTAGAATACCTAAAgcttctcattttatttttgttctttgctTCGACAACTTGggggaagaaaaagaagatatttCATCTTTCTTCCCACTTTAGTTGCTATTTATActatatttatctttaattaatcttaatgaACCAACttgattatgttttagttaattaatcactaattactTAAGTTTAATCACATCCACCATTATCATCCACTAATACCTATTCAAAAATAGTTTATTaaccattttggtcctttagaTAATTGCTATCCAAGTCCCCTAgtcttttcctaattaaaaatctatagaaattggacttttacaatttagtctttgggCCTTAATTAACCACAATTTTGGCTAAATTGCTTAACTGAATTTCAATTTATCTATATACTAATTCTGTAAATAtacctatttaatatttacagactcgatTTATGGAAACAGAATTTTGAAATCACATTTTTCCACACCATTGAAAATTGGATCATTACAGACCTTCTCAGCATGTTTGACCACCTCATCAAAGACAATTTGCACCAAGTTAAACTCCACCATCTCAACCACCTTCCTGATTAGGACTGCAACCTTTGATAATGGAGGTTGTTGTATCCAATTATTCCTCCAATTCGACCATGTTTTGGTAGTAGCAGTTTAGGACTTTTCTTATCAAGGAAGGATTGAAGTTGTACTATCTTCCTCGCACAAAAGCATCCTGATAAATATTGCTCTGGTCATCTATGATGCTTCTCAttaaatttgcataaaattcCAACACCACTTGCCAGCAttgattgaattaataaaaatattttaaatttcaaaaagtaaaaaaaaataaaaaattataaaattcaaaattgatcaCATTGATCGACATTCACAagtcaattttttcttttgaatttatatttttaattttttatattttcatttttgtaattttctaaattttaactattttttaatttttattttttcgaaattttttatttgttcattttttgtaattttctaaatttttaactattttttatttttatttttgaattatatattcatttttgaatttttataataaatatttttaattttgtttatttttaaatttttaagttttttgaaaaaattagaataagTAAAAGGAAGGCACGTGTCATTTTTTTGTTTGCCTACATATCACATCCCAATTTGGCCATGTCACccaattattaaaaaagaaatggtTTTAATTGAAGGGACCAATTTGTGTAATGAATGTCAACCTTAATGACCAAtttgaaataacaaaaaggTCCAAGGGCCGGCTTGAGAAAAGTGACCAAGTTCAGGGGTCAATCTATATATTAAgcttttattaaatgaattgtaAACGAAcataaataagtttataaatgaacataaatgaattGAACAAGATTTGTTTGTATTTGGTTTGTCTAATGAACGagactaaaaattatttatattcgtttatttagcttaataaacgaacaaaaattgaattattcatAGGCTATTTATTGAATGCTTTGTTGATTTATAATGCTTACCATAAAAGTGTGATATGATGTtatagaaaggaaaaaaaaagttacataAGTTGTGTTGTGTAGTTTGTCCGTATAcaatagacctgtccatgggccgggcccggaaaaaatttcggcccgactcttaggcccgggcccggcccgaaatatgggcctaaaattttgcccctGGTtcggtttttaataaacacaaaaaatattttaaaaataaaaaaataaaaaaatatatttttaaagtattttaaaattaaaaaataaaaataaaaaatatatttattatattcgggccgggctgggcccgggccaaaaaagttgagcccgagcccgacccattttttaagcgggcctcgttttttacccaagcccatttttcgggcctatatttttacccgaaccctcccatatttcgggcgggccgtcgggccgagCGGACAGGTCTAGTATACAAGTGGGCTATTGTTTATCGTAATTTACATCTATTAGTTGTAAAGATGTATCTTTTTATGGGAAGAGGGATGACAATCATTGAATTTGAACTCTGATTTTTGTATTATCCATGGCCATTTTATGTAGAGGAGAGCAATTTTTCGAGAaagtttattaaattgattcaattggtttatCCAAGTTCGGTTTACGTGATTTGATCAGTTTTTTAATCATGAACTCAGTTTTGTTGGTTATTTCAATTTGTTattgagttttgaatttttaaactgacttgacaaaaaataagacttataatttataatttataaaataaatataaattatttaagtccAATAACTAAAGTCGATTAAGTTGGTTAAGTTACATCAATTTTTATCTCTAATTCATCGAgttaatttttgtatattataatcaattaagttggtttaataaaaaatgatcaaatcgagtggaaaaaaaaagaatgctctcttttagttttatgtttcatgttcaaattttggtttaataaagaaaataaactaaatcgAGCGAAGAAatcaaatatatacaaaattcaTGATTTCTTCATGATCATTTTAAGATCCATATTGCTCCTCCCAATAATATTATCTCTAATATTTACACTTCTATGGTCTacattctttttccttttaatttagtattcaaccaatttaattaggagtttacaaataatataaataataactaaattggCTCATATTGGCCGTATTGAGCGAGATCTGAATTTGTACCTTAGCCCAACATTCAAGTATCGTCCTACAGAACCAGACCGAACCCAATATATTATTCTCTTTGGTTTCTCTGAGCATCTCGGTTTTCCTACGTTCCTTCTTCACCCAGATAACGATTTTCTCTCGTGTTAGAGTTCCAACCTTAACACAACTGCAACTTtctcttggttttttttttcttttagaccGAACAGCCTTCTTTTGTTTCCATGGATCGTTGGAGTGGTGTTTTCAATGTGAAATTAGACCCAAACTGTAAAAATTACTACCGAATCGCCGCATCTCTCTGCTTCTCCTCTGCTTCCAAATCCCTAACTGTaagtttctttcatttttctttctctcaaacTTGAAAAGCATGGTTCGAAATCTATAATATATCGTGAGATGATTGGAAATAGGTGCCATCAGCGAATGCCATATTTTTCAATGGAGACAGAGTTGAAGGGACAAGGAACCCTGTGGTTGAGAGGCTATCGGATCTGCAAAACGTAGCTCAAGTTTTGGTTTCTAAATTTGGCGGGTCTGTTAATGCTTGGGTTATCCAGGCTTCCATTTTCAATGGACCTTTTGCTGTTTACAAGGATTTTATCCCGTCAGTCAATCAGTATGGTGAGCCTAAATCATATTCCCCTGTTGGATTCCCGGCTTCTACATCAACTGTCTCTCTCTTATCAAATTGTCTTCAACAGGTACATGCTTGATTGAAAAAAACTAGGTAAAAACACTTTTTAAGTACTCCCAATTTCATATTAAGCAAATGGTTGTagcaaaaatttgaatttgaaagtAAGCAACTAAagagaatcaataaaatatttatgtttttcatcaattattataatttagattatataataataaatttaacttatatattatacataaatattgacataatgtttaaatatttcGTGCTAACTTTTTAAATCAAGTGAAGACATTGCAcctgaattaattaaattaagacaaggaagattaattttttataattaaatttattattatatcaatgaaaatatgtataattgacgAAAAATATTACTGTTATGATTAATTGTCTTTAGTTGCTCACTTTTAAAATTgggaatattaaaatattttgtatttgatagagggactaatttgctcaatattaaaattgagaTGGAGCTTTTAAACAAAAAAGCAAATTTGATGAAATAGCCCATATTGCTATAACGTCTTTGCTTGGATTGTTCCCATGTACtaaatttatatcattattgCAGGCAAAAGATGTAGTTTCAAGTGGAACGAAGAAAGCATGCTCCATTAGTTCATCATCTACATCACGACCCAAAACCGTAGTTCTTGGTTTCAGCAAAGGTGGTACTGCAGTTAACCAGCTTGTGGCTGAACTTGGTTCTTTGGATGACAAATCCCACATAAGAGAACAGCCTGCAGGGGTTAATGACCAAGAGGAGGTTCAAATACTTCCCACGACTAAGGAAAGCTTATTAAACAGCATCACTGAGATTCATTACGTGGATGTGGGGTTAAACTCTTGTGGTGCATACATCACTGACCAAGACGTGATCGAAAGGATATCGAAACGGGTTGCGGATGGAGGCCCCAGGGTTCGTTTCTTTCTGCACGGAACTCCTAGGCAGTGGTGCGACGGCTGCAGAATTTGGATACAGGATGAGAAGAACAGATTGT
The Gossypium raimondii isolate GPD5lz chromosome 8, ASM2569854v1, whole genome shotgun sequence DNA segment above includes these coding regions:
- the LOC105790629 gene encoding uncharacterized protein LOC105790629 — encoded protein: MDRWSGVFNVKLDPNCKNYYRIAASLCFSSASKSLTVPSANAIFFNGDRVEGTRNPVVERLSDLQNVAQVLVSKFGGSVNAWVIQASIFNGPFAVYKDFIPSVNQYGEPKSYSPVGFPASTSTVSLLSNCLQQAKDVVSSGTKKACSISSSSTSRPKTVVLGFSKGGTAVNQLVAELGSLDDKSHIREQPAGVNDQEEVQILPTTKESLLNSITEIHYVDVGLNSCGAYITDQDVIERISKRVADGGPRVRFFLHGTPRQWCDGCRIWIQDEKNRLYRLIESEDEKSGGKLKVCERFYFADRKPDMQMHFEVIEKMDVS